One segment of Nyctibius grandis isolate bNycGra1 chromosome 11, bNycGra1.pri, whole genome shotgun sequence DNA contains the following:
- the BNC1 gene encoding zinc finger protein basonuclin-1, producing MLPVILSIDFQAIRCTLVNCSCQCFKPGKINQRQCDQCRHGWVAHALSKLRIPNFYPSSQVEIVQSNVVFDISSLMLYGTQAIPVRLKILLDRLFSVLKQEEVIQILHALDWTLQDYIRGYVLQDASGKVLDHWSIMTSEEELATLQQFLRFGETKSIVELMAIQEKEGQSIIIPPPTANLDIRAFIESCNQHSPNFSASLDKMSPTNIHPFENIVNNMAFMLPFQFFSPVPPPLIGSPPERHLIEQGQDHRNETKQDVHIPFSESSFLTSSSVPFQVENERSINGPDVTTKTEDDALLSDSSSHNTAAKLEMTALSPENKMKSVEKNGAGPRKGRVFCTACEKTFYDKGTLKIHYNAVHLKIKHKCTIEGCNMVFSSLRSRNRHSANPNPRLHMPMNRNNRDKDLRNGLTIAGPGDSKRTEFTILTPDSRTITSYASSCTDSKGQAGFPSIGQNGVLFPNLKTVQPVLPFYRSPVTPAELANTPGTLPSLPLVSSSIPEQLVSNELPFDMLPKKKSRKSSMPIKIEKGAVETPNESSDVASSEDDTRLQVVSDGELETCEHKIEKRVTDRVEKHPHSGNSWQSVSGVEGPKYFESVFAPNNKYIKDISDNELHHCEKEVKPEENQPLKIVSHEIMYEDPKHHHNDVIKTMTEPPMYVKEQSKRRIPKNDCPELQQHLLTGGFFSTLSNRGAAIPCFEDSKDTDHVSQHALGIQKEESHFHCDICKKTFKNPYSVKMHFKNVHLKEMHICTVEGCNAAFPSRRSRDRHSSNLNLHHKLLTKDTLEFNNHFNATYLLKDMANEFCQDVSLKQHVGHTSVIFKGMNRTGSLVFPMSKIREPCSESYGYDPLNDGAVLDLSTTSSIKSESSAHSSWDSDGGSEICTMPLDDSDESCEGPSLMPNDELYQDCTLIEKANQNFTNLPCSLPITCHICQKTYSNKGTFRAHYKTVHLRQLHKCKVPGCNTMFSSVRSRNRHSQNPNLHKSLAGSPTSLQ from the exons ATGTTACCTGTCATCCTTTCTATTGATTTCCAGGCTATCCGATGCACTCTTGTGAACTGTAGTTGTCAGTGTTTCAAACCTGGGAAAATAAATCAGCGACAATGTGACCAATGCCGGCATGGATGGGTAGCACATG cCCTGAGCAAATTAAGGATTCCCAACTTCTACCCATCAAGCCAGGTAGAAATAGTTCAATCCAATGTTGTCTTTGATATCAGTAGCCTCATGCTGTATGGAACCCAAGCCATTCCTGTGCGCCTTAAAATTCTGCTAGATCGGCTTTTCAGTGTTCTGAAGCAGGAAGAGGTGATACAGATTCTCCATGCCCTGGATTGGACACTACAGGATTATATACGTGGATATGTGCTACAG GATGCTTCAGGAAAGGTGCTGGATCACTGGAGCATAATGACCTCTGAAGAAGAACTGGCTACTTTGCAGCAGTTTCTTCGTTTTGGAGAAACGAAGTCCATTGTAGAGTTAATGGCAATTCAAGAGAAAGAAGGGCAATCAATTATAATACCACCACCAACTGCCAATTTGGATATTAGGGCATTCATTGAGAGTTGCAATCAACATAGTCctaatttttctgcttccttggACAAAATGAGTCCCACCAACATTCATCCCTTTGAGAATATTGTAAATAACATGGCTTTCATGCTGCCgtttcagtttttcagtccAGTGCCTCCACCTTTGATAGGTTCACCACCAGAAAGACATTTGATTGAGCAAGGTCAAGACCATCGCAATGAAACTAAACAAGATGTTCATATAccattttctgaaagcagcttCTTAACTTCTAGTTCTGTACCATTTCAAGTTGAAAATGAAAGGAGCATAAATGGTCCAGATGTCACCACTAAAACGGAAGATGATGCCCTTTTAAGTGATTCCAGTTCACATAATACAGCAGCAAAGCTTGAAATGACAGCACTAtctccagaaaacaaaatgaaatctgtTGAAAAAAATGGCGCTGGGCCAAGGAAAGGGCGTGTTTTCTGCACTGCAtgtgaaaagacattttatgaCAAAGgtactttgaaaatacattacAATGCTGTTCATctgaagataaagcacaaatgCACAATCGAGGGCTGCAATATGGTATTTAGCTCTTTGCGTAGTCGAAATCGTCACAGTGCAAATCCTAACCCCAGACTCCATATGCCAATGAACAGAAATAACAGGGATAAAGATCTAAGAAATGGTTTGACCATTGCCGGACCTGGAGATAGCAAAAGGACAGAATTTACAATTTTAACTCCAGATAGCAGAACTATTACCAGCTATGCCAGCTCTTGTACAGATTCAAAGGGTCAGGCTGGATTTCCCAGTATTGGACAGAATGGTGTCCTCTTTCCAAACCTGAAGACAGTACAGCCTGTCCTTCCTTTTTATCGTAGTCCAGTCACACCAGCTGAGCTTGCTAATACTCCAGGtactcttccttctctgcctcttGTTTCTTCCTCGATACCAGAGCAGCTTGTTTCAAATGAATTGCCATTTGACATGCTACCCAAGAAGAAATCTCGTAAATCAAGTATGCCTATTAAGATAGAGAAAGGAGCTGTTGAGACACCTAATGAAAGTAGTGATGTTGCCAGTTCTGAAGATGATACACGTCTGCAAGTGGTAAGCGATGGAGAGCTTGAGACCTGTGAGCATAAGATAGAGAAGCGGGTGACCGACAGGGTGGAAAAGCACCCCCATTCAGGTAATTCATGGCAATCTGTCTCTGGGGTAGAGGGCCCAAAGTATTTTGAATCTGTCTTTGCGCCAAATAACAAATACATCAAGGATATCTCTGACAATGAATTGCATCACTGTGAGAAAGAGGTTAAACCAGAAGAAAACCAACCATTAAAAATAGTTTCCCATGAGATTATGTATGAAGAtccaaaacaccaccacaatgATGTTATAAAAACAATGACTGAACCCCCCATGTATGTTAAAGAGCAGTCAAAGCGCAGGATTCCTAAAAATGACTGCCCTGAATTGCAACAGCACTTGCTGACCGGGGGCTTTTTCAGCACTTTATCAAACAGGGGTGCTGCCATTCCTTGTTTTGAAGACTCTAAAGATACGGATCATGTCAGTCAACATGCACTAGGGattcagaaggaagaaagcCACTTTCATTGTGACATCTGTAAGAAGACTTTTAAAAACCCTTACAgtgtaaaaatgcattttaaaaatgtacatctCAAAGAAATGCATATTTGCACAGTTGAGGGCTGTAatgctgctttcccttctcGTAGAAGTCGAGACAG ACATAGTTCAAACCTAAATCTTCATCATAAGCTTCTGACTAAAGATACACTGGAATTCAACAACCATTTCAATGCAACATACCTCTTGAAAGACATGGCTAACGAGTTTTGTCAAGATGTCTCTTTAAAACAACATGTTGGACATACTTCTGTAATCTTCAAAGGAATGAACAGAACAGGCAGCTTGGTTTTTCCAATGAGCAAAATTAGAGAACCCTGTTCTGAGAGTTATGGATACGATCCATTGAATGATGGAGCTGTTCTGGATCTAAGCACTACTTCCAGCATTAAATCTGAGAGCAGTGCTCATTCTTCTTGGGATTCTGACGGAGGAAGTGAAATATGCACCATGCCTTTGGATGATAGTGATGAAAGCTGTGAAGGACCCAGCCTAATGCCTAATGATGAACTCTACCAAGACTGTACTTTAATTGAGAAAGCTAATCAAAACTTTACAAATTTACCTTGCAGTTTGCCAATAACTTGTCATATATGTCAAAAAACTTACAGTAATAAAGGAACTTTCAGGGCTCATTACAAAACTGTGCATCTCCGCCAGCTCCACAAATGTAAAGTCCCAGGTTGCAACACAATGTTTTCATCTGTTCGCAGTCGGAACAGGCACAGTCAAAACCCTAATCTGCACAAAAGTCTGGCTGGGTCACCAACTAGCCTACAGTAA